A single window of Intrasporangium calvum DSM 43043 DNA harbors:
- a CDS encoding DEDD exonuclease domain-containing protein, translating into MQAIQATFDDLGTRLADVTFVVVDLESTGGSPAQCGITEIGAVKVRGGDVIGEFQTLVNPAEPIPAFISVLTGITDAMVADSPRIESAFPAFLEFAAGSVLVAHNAGFDISFLKAAAVRTGTPWPGFDVLDTLTLARQLVTRDEVPNHKLSSLARVFASPTTPDHRALHDARATVDVLHGLIERVGNLGVHTLEELASYTSRVSPAQRRKRFLADALPHAPGVYLFKDGDGRVLYVGTSRDIRSRVRSYFTAAEQRSRMADMVRLAHAVTPVVCQTPLEAQVRELRLIDEHQPRFNRRSKNARRQLWVKLTSERFPRLSIVRQVRDEGGHHIGPFRSRVTAQAAVDAVHEIVPLRQCTQRITGTESACALAELGRCGSPCTGAQSRDDYARVVADCAALFSGDARGGGDKLRSRLAELAAQERFEDAARVRDRFLHLVRGAARSQRLTPLMQARELVAARRGESDGWEIVCIRQGRLAGTVVSPRGGDPMVHVRVLQATAEVVPTPEPGATAALIEETEILLRWLESPGVRIVELDGSWTCPVGGAGALRRELEPAVAAAHEVVGFDRDAGDAGRDFPRRAARDRHRRAG; encoded by the coding sequence ATGCAGGCGATCCAGGCGACGTTCGACGACCTCGGCACCCGGCTCGCCGACGTCACCTTCGTCGTCGTGGACCTCGAGTCGACCGGCGGGAGCCCGGCGCAGTGCGGCATCACCGAGATCGGCGCGGTCAAGGTTCGTGGTGGCGACGTCATCGGCGAGTTCCAGACCTTGGTCAACCCCGCCGAGCCGATCCCGGCCTTCATCTCGGTGCTGACCGGGATCACCGATGCAATGGTGGCCGACTCCCCGCGGATCGAGTCGGCCTTCCCCGCGTTCCTCGAGTTCGCTGCCGGCAGCGTCCTGGTGGCCCACAACGCGGGCTTCGACATCAGCTTCCTCAAGGCGGCCGCGGTGCGCACCGGCACACCGTGGCCCGGTTTCGACGTGCTCGACACCCTCACTCTGGCGCGTCAGCTGGTCACCCGGGACGAGGTGCCGAACCACAAGCTCTCGTCCCTCGCGCGGGTCTTCGCCTCCCCCACGACCCCCGACCACCGGGCACTGCACGACGCGCGAGCCACGGTCGACGTGCTCCACGGCCTGATCGAGCGGGTGGGCAACCTCGGCGTCCACACCCTCGAGGAGCTGGCCAGCTACACCTCCCGCGTCTCGCCCGCGCAGCGCCGGAAGCGCTTCCTCGCCGACGCACTCCCCCACGCCCCTGGCGTCTACCTCTTCAAGGACGGAGACGGACGCGTCCTCTATGTCGGCACCAGCCGTGACATCCGCTCCCGCGTCCGCAGCTACTTCACGGCCGCGGAGCAACGCAGCCGGATGGCCGACATGGTCCGTCTGGCCCACGCCGTGACACCGGTCGTCTGCCAGACGCCCCTCGAGGCGCAGGTGCGCGAGCTGCGACTCATTGACGAGCACCAGCCCAGGTTCAACCGCAGGTCCAAGAACGCTCGGCGCCAGCTCTGGGTCAAACTGACCAGCGAGCGCTTCCCCCGGCTGTCCATCGTGCGGCAGGTGCGCGACGAAGGTGGCCACCACATCGGGCCCTTCCGCTCGCGCGTCACCGCCCAAGCCGCCGTGGACGCGGTGCACGAGATCGTCCCCCTCCGCCAGTGCACCCAGCGCATCACCGGCACGGAGTCAGCCTGCGCGCTGGCTGAGCTGGGACGATGCGGTTCGCCGTGCACCGGCGCCCAGTCGCGGGACGACTACGCACGTGTTGTCGCCGACTGTGCGGCGCTCTTCTCCGGCGATGCGCGCGGCGGAGGCGACAAGCTGCGCTCGCGCCTCGCGGAGCTCGCGGCCCAGGAGCGCTTCGAGGACGCTGCGCGCGTCCGGGACCGCTTCCTCCACCTCGTCCGGGGGGCCGCTCGGTCCCAGCGCCTCACCCCGTTGATGCAGGCCCGAGAGCTGGTGGCTGCCCGGCGGGGCGAGAGCGACGGCTGGGAGATCGTCTGCATCCGGCAAGGTCGACTTGCCGGCACCGTCGTCAGCCCGCGTGGTGGTGACCCCATGGTCCACGTGCGCGTCCTCCAGGCGACCGCGGAGGTGGTCCCCACCCCGGAGCCGGGCGCGACGGCCGCGCTCATCGAGGAGACCGAGATCCTGCTCCGTTGGCTCGAGTCTCCGGGGGTGCGCATCGTCGAGCTGGACGGCTCGTGGACCTGCCCGGTCGGAGGGGCCGGCGCGCTGCGTCGGGAGCTCGAGCCGGCCGTTGCCGCCGCCCATGAGGTGGTCGGCTTCGACCGCGACGCAGGTGACGCAGGTCGTGACTTCCCGCGGAGGGCGGCCCGGGACCGCCACCGCCGGGCGGGATAG
- a CDS encoding Lrp/AsnC family transcriptional regulator, with protein MITAIVLINCEVNRIPEAAEEIAEIPGVSEVYSVTGDADLIAMVRVRAHEELADVIADRLSKVKGVLGTATHIAFRTYSSHDLEAAFSLGLDGE; from the coding sequence GTGATCACCGCCATCGTCCTGATCAACTGTGAGGTCAACCGCATTCCCGAGGCTGCGGAGGAGATCGCCGAGATCCCCGGCGTGTCCGAGGTCTACTCCGTGACCGGCGACGCCGACCTCATCGCCATGGTCCGGGTCCGGGCCCACGAAGAGCTCGCTGACGTCATCGCCGACCGGCTGAGCAAGGTCAAGGGAGTTCTGGGCACGGCGACGCACATCGCCTTCCGCACGTACTCGTCGCATGATCTCGAGGCGGCTTTCAGCCTGGGGCTCGACGGCGAGTAG
- the trpD gene encoding anthranilate phosphoribosyltransferase, giving the protein MTQVDAISWPSIYTDLIGGRDLDRDTVEWAMGQIMDGAATPAQIAGFLIGLRAKGESVAEMHGLAEVMLSRAHRIEVEGPSLDIVGTGGDRAHTVNISTMSSIVAAAAGIRIVKHGNRAASSSSGSADVLEALGIDLSLPPERVVEIVHEAGITFCFAQTFHPSFRHTAVPRRELGVGSAFNFLGPLTNPAQPTYAAIGCADAAMAPLLAGVFASRGKDAAVFRGDDGLDEVTVSTTTTVWWVRDGEIGHRMVDPTRMGLELHPTEDLRGGDAVHNAAVVREVFAGARGAVRDAVLLNAGIALAITQPDSGEDQASFDRDLRAGIDRAALAIDSGAATRVIDRWVEASRA; this is encoded by the coding sequence ATGACGCAGGTCGACGCAATCTCCTGGCCCTCGATCTACACCGATCTCATCGGCGGCCGTGACCTCGACCGGGACACGGTCGAGTGGGCCATGGGGCAGATCATGGACGGCGCGGCGACCCCCGCTCAGATCGCGGGGTTCCTCATCGGCCTGCGGGCCAAGGGTGAGAGCGTCGCGGAGATGCATGGCCTCGCGGAGGTCATGCTGTCCCGGGCCCACCGGATCGAGGTGGAGGGGCCCAGCCTCGACATCGTCGGCACAGGCGGGGACCGGGCCCACACGGTCAACATCTCGACCATGTCGTCGATCGTCGCCGCCGCGGCAGGCATCCGCATCGTCAAGCACGGCAACCGGGCGGCGTCGTCATCCTCCGGGTCCGCCGACGTCCTCGAGGCCCTGGGAATCGACCTCTCGCTCCCGCCGGAGCGGGTCGTCGAGATCGTCCACGAAGCGGGCATCACGTTCTGCTTCGCGCAGACCTTCCACCCCTCGTTCCGGCACACGGCCGTGCCTCGACGTGAGCTGGGTGTCGGCAGCGCCTTCAACTTCCTCGGCCCGCTGACCAACCCGGCACAGCCCACCTATGCCGCGATTGGCTGTGCCGACGCTGCCATGGCACCGCTGCTCGCCGGGGTCTTCGCCAGCCGCGGAAAGGACGCGGCTGTCTTTCGTGGCGACGACGGTCTCGACGAGGTGACCGTCTCCACGACGACCACGGTCTGGTGGGTGCGTGACGGCGAGATCGGGCACCGCATGGTCGACCCGACTCGGATGGGTCTGGAGCTGCACCCGACCGAGGACCTGCGGGGTGGCGATGCCGTGCACAACGCAGCCGTGGTCCGGGAGGTCTTCGCCGGCGCGCGTGGCGCGGTGCGTGACGCGGTCCTGCTGAACGCCGGCATTGCGCTCGCGATCACCCAGCCCGACTCGGGGGAGGACCAGGCATCGTTCGACCGGGACCTCCGGGCGGGGATCGACCGGGCTGCCCTGGCCATCGACTCGGGCGCGGCGACCCGCGTCATCGACAGGTGGGTCGAGGCCAGCCGGGCCTGA
- a CDS encoding response regulator transcription factor, which yields MTASNEIATDTTGGRADAAPRHQVSVLLYSDDVTTRDTVRAAVGRRPAKDVEVVRWFECATAAAVISAVEGDHFDMLVLDGEAAKVGGMGLARQLKNEIFNCPPIIVLTGRPQDSWLAAWSMADLAVPHPLDPIALTSAVALLARSGVPTAS from the coding sequence ATGACCGCCTCGAACGAGATCGCCACCGACACCACCGGAGGGCGCGCCGACGCGGCGCCCCGGCACCAGGTGAGCGTGCTGCTCTACAGCGACGACGTCACCACCCGTGACACGGTTCGTGCGGCGGTCGGTCGTCGCCCCGCGAAGGACGTCGAGGTGGTGCGCTGGTTCGAGTGCGCCACCGCTGCGGCGGTCATCAGCGCCGTCGAAGGGGACCACTTCGACATGCTCGTGCTCGACGGGGAAGCGGCGAAGGTCGGCGGGATGGGCCTGGCTCGCCAGCTCAAGAACGAGATCTTCAACTGCCCTCCCATCATCGTCCTGACCGGACGCCCCCAGGACTCCTGGCTCGCAGCCTGGTCGATGGCGGACCTCGCCGTTCCACACCCGCTCGACCCCATTGCCCTGACCTCCGCGGTCGCGCTCCTCGCACGCTCCGGCGTGCCCACCGCCTCCTGA
- a CDS encoding cytochrome c oxidase subunit 3 codes for MTDVATASAVPSSAIATAGHGPATRPNMVAVGTIVWLSSELMFFAGLFAVYFQLRSVRGDLWAEQVEKLNLPFATVNCLVLVVSSVWCQLGVWKAERGQKARTGSLLDLRNWGMREWYVLTYLFGSFFIAGQVMEYAELVHENVTLSSDAYGSVFYMATGFHGLHVTGGLLAFLLIIGRTFTTRRYTHANATGAVVTSYYWHFVDVVWIALFATIYILR; via the coding sequence ATGACCGACGTGGCGACAGCATCAGCAGTACCTTCCAGCGCAATAGCGACAGCCGGCCATGGCCCGGCGACCCGTCCCAACATGGTTGCCGTCGGCACCATCGTGTGGCTCTCCAGTGAGCTCATGTTCTTCGCGGGCCTGTTCGCGGTGTACTTCCAGCTCCGATCGGTCCGTGGCGACCTCTGGGCAGAGCAGGTCGAGAAGCTCAACCTCCCCTTCGCGACGGTCAACTGCCTCGTTCTCGTCGTCTCGTCGGTCTGGTGTCAGCTGGGGGTCTGGAAGGCCGAGCGCGGTCAGAAGGCACGCACCGGCTCCCTCCTCGACCTGCGGAACTGGGGCATGCGGGAGTGGTACGTCCTCACCTACCTCTTCGGCTCCTTCTTCATCGCCGGCCAGGTCATGGAGTACGCCGAGCTGGTGCACGAGAACGTGACCCTCAGCTCCGACGCCTACGGTTCCGTGTTCTACATGGCGACCGGCTTCCACGGGCTCCACGTCACCGGCGGCCTCCTGGCCTTCCTGCTCATCATCGGGCGCACCTTCACGACCCGTCGCTACACGCACGCCAACGCCACGGGTGCCGTCGTCACGTCGTACTACTGGCACTTCGTCGACGTCGTCTGGATCGCGCTGTTCGCGACCATCTACATCCTCCGATGA
- a CDS encoding c-type cytochrome: MNALAARRRHPAAIALLILVGLLITGGAYSFIAPKDANASAAVATASVDEGQKLFLGNCASCHGTNAQGTASGPSLVGVGAAAVDFQVGTGRMPMAKPAVQAPRSEVKFDEDEIASLAAYVASLGPGPAVPDEKSTTVLQPGTEEDNRAIAEGGEIFRVNCAMCHNFAGAGGALTRGKYAPALEGVQPKHIYEAMVTGPQSMPVFSDTNLDAAAKQKVISYLKAQEEATNVGGLTLGNLGPVSEGLFAWVFMLGILIGAAVWLGKKAA, encoded by the coding sequence GTGAACGCCTTGGCCGCACGCCGACGACACCCCGCCGCGATCGCGCTGCTCATCCTCGTCGGCCTGCTCATCACCGGTGGCGCCTACTCTTTCATCGCCCCCAAGGACGCCAACGCCTCCGCGGCCGTCGCGACAGCCTCCGTCGACGAGGGGCAGAAGCTGTTCCTCGGCAACTGCGCCTCGTGCCATGGCACGAATGCCCAGGGCACGGCCTCCGGGCCGTCGCTGGTGGGCGTGGGTGCGGCAGCAGTCGACTTCCAGGTAGGCACCGGCCGGATGCCGATGGCCAAGCCGGCCGTGCAGGCGCCTCGCAGCGAGGTGAAGTTCGACGAGGACGAGATCGCCTCCCTCGCCGCGTACGTCGCGTCCCTGGGCCCCGGTCCGGCCGTTCCGGACGAGAAGTCGACCACCGTTCTCCAGCCCGGCACCGAGGAGGACAACCGGGCGATCGCCGAGGGCGGCGAGATCTTCCGCGTCAACTGCGCGATGTGCCACAACTTCGCCGGCGCCGGAGGAGCCCTCACCCGGGGCAAGTACGCTCCCGCACTCGAGGGCGTCCAGCCGAAGCACATCTACGAGGCAATGGTCACCGGCCCGCAGTCGATGCCGGTCTTCAGCGACACCAACCTCGACGCCGCCGCCAAGCAGAAGGTCATCTCCTACCTCAAGGCACAGGAGGAGGCGACGAACGTCGGTGGGCTCACGCTGGGCAACCTCGGGCCGGTCTCGGAGGGACTCTTCGCCTGGGTCTTCATGCTCGGCATCCTCATCGGTGCCGCCGTCTGGCTCGGCAAGAAGGCCGCATGA
- a CDS encoding ubiquinol-cytochrome c reductase iron-sulfur subunit, with protein sequence MNDNQTTAAPVEGHALVPASGDGQVLPASLAAGPDTFEDPGLPPHIHRAADIDPAAAKRAERQVATMFGISMLGALIFVVAYFAIRDEATFFLPGVGKTSTQNVVLGLSLGVSILFIGLGAVHWAKTLMSDEEVVEERHAQASSPEARAGAVTVVSDGVESTGLTRRPVLKYSLGGALGLFALPLGLQIAGSLGPVTVGELKETLWDPENNGGKPIRLMRDPEMTPIKLADVTNGSVFHVMPETLQHSIDERKHVLEGKAKAAVILIRLDPNDIKVQKARDWGVDGVVAYSKICTHVGCAVGLYEQQTHHLLCPCHQSTFDLTEDCKVIFGPAKRALPQLKITVDDEGYLVAPEGFAEAVGPSFWERKR encoded by the coding sequence ATGAACGACAACCAGACCACCGCGGCACCGGTCGAGGGCCACGCGCTCGTGCCTGCCTCTGGTGACGGTCAGGTCCTGCCGGCGTCGCTGGCAGCCGGACCGGACACGTTCGAGGACCCTGGCCTGCCCCCCCACATCCACCGAGCCGCCGACATCGACCCCGCCGCCGCAAAGCGGGCAGAGCGGCAGGTGGCGACGATGTTCGGCATCTCGATGCTCGGCGCGCTGATCTTCGTGGTCGCCTACTTCGCGATCCGTGACGAGGCGACCTTCTTCCTGCCCGGCGTCGGCAAGACCAGCACGCAGAACGTCGTCCTGGGGCTGTCGCTCGGGGTCTCCATCCTCTTCATCGGTCTCGGTGCCGTGCACTGGGCCAAGACCCTGATGTCCGACGAGGAGGTCGTCGAGGAGCGCCACGCCCAGGCCTCTAGCCCCGAGGCTCGCGCCGGCGCGGTGACCGTCGTCAGCGATGGGGTGGAGTCGACGGGGCTGACCCGGCGTCCCGTGCTCAAGTACTCCTTGGGTGGTGCGCTCGGGTTGTTCGCCCTGCCGCTCGGTCTGCAGATCGCAGGGTCGCTCGGGCCGGTCACGGTCGGCGAGCTCAAGGAGACCCTCTGGGACCCCGAGAACAACGGCGGCAAGCCGATTCGTCTGATGCGCGACCCCGAGATGACCCCGATCAAGCTCGCGGACGTGACCAACGGCTCGGTCTTCCACGTCATGCCGGAGACCCTGCAGCACTCCATCGACGAGCGGAAGCACGTCCTCGAAGGCAAGGCGAAGGCGGCGGTCATCCTGATCCGTCTCGACCCCAACGACATCAAGGTGCAGAAGGCTCGCGACTGGGGCGTCGACGGGGTCGTCGCCTACTCGAAGATCTGCACCCACGTCGGATGTGCCGTCGGCCTGTACGAGCAGCAGACCCACCACCTGCTCTGCCCCTGCCACCAGTCCACCTTCGACCTGACCGAGGACTGCAAGGTCATCTTCGGCCCGGCCAAGCGTGCGCTGCCGCAACTCAAGATCACCGTGGACGACGAGGGGTACCTCGTTGCGCCCGAAGGCTTCGCCGAAGCCGTCGGACCGAGCTTCTGGGAGCGTAAGCGATGA
- a CDS encoding cytochrome b, translated as MSATYQPRHASELRDGDRAAEHRQADQKPLGGIAGWVDDRTGAAKGTSYLLKKVFPDHWSFMLGEIAMYSMIVCLLTGVFLTFWFVPSASQVVYDGSYVPLQGIVVSDAYRSTLAISFDIRGGLLIRQIHHWAALIFVVAVFVHMARVFFTGAFRKPREINWVFGTILSLLAAIEGFAGYSLPDDLLSGTGIRAMNGFVQSAPVIGSYLSYFIFGGAFPGESIIPRLYSVHVLLIPAILVALFTAHILLVFVHKHTQYPGPGRTNNNVVGYPFMPVYIAKAGGFFFIVFGVIALVSAVVTINPIWAYGPYDPSPVTAGSQPDWYMGFADGALRLVPGWLEFESWGGFTWSMNIFPFSLILLPAMWTLIGVYPFVEKWVTGDNREHHLLDRPRNAPTRTAIGVAGIVMYAVLMFAAGNDLMAIKLHLSINDITNALRLLFFIGPPIAFWITKRICLSLQRADRQKVLHGRETGTIWRHADGRFEEIHAPLTPMERWPLVQHEVAEPFELTHEVDANGVARPAARKDRLRAKFSHFYFRDRVPTVTPSELEAAHHAPEAIEAHGKAYEEAREPEAIEPAGRP; from the coding sequence ATGAGCGCCACCTACCAGCCACGTCACGCCTCGGAGCTGCGCGACGGCGACCGAGCCGCCGAGCATCGCCAGGCCGACCAGAAGCCCCTTGGTGGCATCGCCGGGTGGGTCGACGACCGGACCGGTGCGGCCAAGGGCACCAGCTACCTGCTCAAGAAGGTCTTCCCCGACCACTGGTCGTTCATGCTCGGCGAGATCGCGATGTACTCGATGATCGTCTGCCTGCTCACCGGGGTCTTCCTCACCTTCTGGTTCGTCCCGAGTGCGTCCCAGGTCGTCTACGACGGGTCCTACGTTCCGCTCCAGGGCATCGTCGTCTCCGACGCCTACCGGTCCACCCTGGCGATCTCCTTCGACATCCGCGGTGGCCTGCTCATCCGCCAGATCCACCACTGGGCGGCCCTGATCTTCGTCGTTGCGGTGTTCGTGCACATGGCCCGCGTGTTCTTCACCGGCGCGTTCCGCAAGCCGCGCGAGATCAACTGGGTCTTCGGCACGATCCTGTCCCTCTTGGCCGCCATCGAGGGCTTCGCCGGCTACTCGCTCCCGGACGACCTCCTGTCGGGCACCGGCATCCGGGCGATGAACGGGTTCGTCCAGTCGGCGCCGGTCATCGGCTCGTACCTCTCCTACTTCATCTTCGGCGGCGCCTTCCCGGGTGAGTCGATCATCCCGCGCCTCTACTCCGTCCACGTCCTGCTCATCCCGGCGATCCTCGTCGCGTTGTTCACCGCGCACATCCTGCTCGTCTTCGTGCACAAGCACACGCAGTACCCCGGACCCGGCCGGACCAACAACAACGTCGTCGGCTACCCGTTCATGCCGGTCTACATCGCCAAGGCGGGCGGGTTCTTCTTCATCGTCTTCGGTGTCATCGCGTTGGTGTCCGCCGTCGTGACGATCAACCCGATCTGGGCCTACGGCCCGTACGACCCCTCCCCCGTCACCGCGGGATCGCAACCTGACTGGTACATGGGCTTCGCCGACGGAGCCCTGCGCCTCGTCCCCGGCTGGCTCGAGTTCGAGTCGTGGGGCGGGTTCACCTGGAGCATGAACATCTTCCCGTTCTCGCTCATCCTCCTGCCCGCCATGTGGACGCTCATTGGTGTGTACCCCTTCGTCGAGAAGTGGGTGACCGGTGACAACCGCGAGCACCACCTGCTCGACCGTCCGCGAAACGCCCCGACGCGCACCGCCATCGGTGTGGCCGGCATCGTGATGTACGCAGTGCTGATGTTCGCCGCGGGCAACGACCTCATGGCGATCAAGCTGCACCTGTCCATCAACGACATCACCAACGCCCTGCGCCTGCTCTTCTTCATCGGCCCACCGATTGCCTTCTGGATCACCAAGCGCATCTGCCTGAGCCTCCAGCGCGCCGACCGGCAGAAAGTGCTGCACGGTCGCGAGACCGGCACGATCTGGCGCCACGCCGATGGTCGTTTCGAAGAGATCCACGCCCCGCTCACCCCGATGGAGCGCTGGCCGCTCGTGCAGCACGAGGTGGCCGAGCCGTTCGAGCTCACCCATGAGGTGGACGCGAACGGAGTCGCACGCCCGGCCGCCCGCAAGGACCGCCTCCGCGCGAAGTTCTCGCACTTCTACTTCCGCGATCGGGTCCCGACCGTCACCCCCTCCGAGCTCGAGGCGGCCCACCACGCCCCCGAGGCGATCGAGGCCCACGGGAAGGCCTACGAGGAGGCGCGTGAGCCGGAGGCCATCGAGCCGGCCGGACGCCCCTGA
- a CDS encoding metallopeptidase family protein yields the protein MQHLSDTEFEAAVAEALDGIPAELARAMDNVVVLVEQEPPEDDPDLLGVYDGTPLTERDGWWAAGALPDRITIFQGPLERMCRSVDELRDEIAITVVHEVAHHFGIDDRHLHELGWG from the coding sequence GTGCAGCACCTGAGTGACACCGAGTTCGAGGCCGCCGTGGCGGAGGCCCTCGACGGCATCCCTGCCGAGCTGGCTCGGGCGATGGACAACGTCGTCGTGCTCGTCGAGCAGGAGCCGCCCGAGGACGATCCCGACCTGCTGGGGGTCTACGACGGCACCCCGCTCACCGAGCGGGACGGTTGGTGGGCTGCCGGAGCCCTGCCGGACCGGATCACCATCTTCCAGGGCCCGCTCGAGCGCATGTGCCGCTCCGTCGACGAGCTGCGCGACGAGATCGCGATCACCGTCGTCCACGAGGTCGCGCACCATTTCGGGATCGACGACCGCCATCTCCATGAGCTCGGGTGGGGCTGA
- a CDS encoding cytochrome c oxidase subunit 4, translating to MRVETKLFFYLLAFFVPVTLVYGFWSGWKEPIGVVALSLTAGLFLLTGFYFWMTGKKLPLRPEDNASGEIEEAEGNYGYFVASSWTPLWLAGAGAIMFAGLAIGWWLFIIGALFAVVATVLWVFESFSGRYSI from the coding sequence ATGCGCGTCGAGACCAAGCTGTTCTTCTACCTGCTCGCGTTCTTCGTCCCGGTCACCCTGGTCTACGGGTTCTGGTCGGGCTGGAAGGAGCCGATCGGGGTCGTCGCCCTCTCACTCACCGCGGGGTTGTTCCTCCTCACCGGCTTCTACTTCTGGATGACCGGGAAGAAGCTCCCGCTGCGGCCGGAGGACAACGCCAGCGGAGAGATCGAGGAGGCGGAAGGCAACTACGGCTACTTCGTCGCCAGCTCCTGGACGCCGCTCTGGCTCGCCGGTGCGGGCGCGATCATGTTCGCCGGCCTGGCGATCGGGTGGTGGCTGTTCATCATCGGTGCGCTCTTCGCCGTGGTCGCCACGGTGCTGTGGGTCTTCGAGTCGTTCTCCGGCAGGTACTCCATCTGA
- the ctaD gene encoding cytochrome c oxidase subunit I: MTTTADRSATTGSVPTGAPVTPRSEIKGRTFVKWVTTTDHKVIGNLYFITSFLWFLVGGILALLIRAELVAPGLQVVDNKEQFNQLFTMHGTIMLLLFATPLFAGFANALMPLQIGAPDVAFPRLNMFAYWTYLFGGLIAAAGFLTPQGAASFGWFAYTPLSTESYSPGLGGDLWVFGLAFAGFGTILGAVNFITTIVCMRAPGMTMFRMPVFTWTVLITSILVLIIFPILAAALFALGGDRRFGMHIFDPENGGAMLWQHLFWFFGHPEVYVIALPFFGIISEVIPVFSRKPIFGYKTLVFATISIAALSTAVWAHHMYVTGQVLLPFFAVMTMLIAVPTGVKFFNWIGTMWGGKVSMDTPMLWAMGFLVTFLFGGLTGVILASPALDFHLSDSYFVVAHFHYTVFGTVVFAMFAGFYFWWPKLTGRMLDEKLGKIHFWMLFVGFHTTFLIQHWLGVEGMARRYADYLPEENFQTGNIVSSIGALLLGASMIPFIYNVWRTWKKAPLVGVDDPWGYGASLEWATSCPPPRHNFTSLPRIRSERPAFDLHHPEAAPGTRPVPDRGTLVQVMGPADLDETVAERSTTREPKED; this comes from the coding sequence ATGACCACGACCGCAGACCGCAGCGCCACCACGGGCTCCGTGCCGACCGGCGCACCAGTCACGCCGCGTTCCGAGATCAAGGGACGCACCTTCGTCAAGTGGGTGACGACGACCGACCACAAGGTCATCGGCAACCTCTACTTCATCACCTCGTTCCTGTGGTTCCTGGTCGGCGGCATCCTCGCGCTGCTCATCCGGGCCGAGCTCGTGGCTCCGGGGCTGCAGGTGGTCGACAACAAGGAACAGTTCAACCAGCTGTTCACCATGCACGGCACGATCATGCTGCTGCTCTTCGCGACCCCGCTCTTCGCCGGCTTCGCCAACGCGCTCATGCCGCTGCAGATCGGTGCGCCGGACGTCGCCTTCCCGCGACTCAACATGTTCGCCTACTGGACGTACCTCTTCGGTGGCCTCATCGCCGCTGCCGGCTTCCTGACTCCGCAGGGCGCAGCCTCCTTCGGCTGGTTCGCCTACACGCCGCTGTCGACGGAGAGCTACAGCCCCGGACTGGGTGGCGACCTCTGGGTCTTCGGCCTCGCGTTCGCCGGGTTCGGCACGATCCTGGGCGCCGTCAACTTCATCACGACGATCGTGTGCATGCGCGCCCCCGGCATGACGATGTTCCGGATGCCGGTCTTCACCTGGACCGTCCTCATCACCTCGATCCTCGTCCTCATCATCTTCCCGATCCTGGCTGCGGCGCTCTTCGCGCTCGGCGGTGACCGACGCTTCGGAATGCACATCTTCGACCCGGAGAACGGCGGTGCCATGCTCTGGCAGCACCTGTTCTGGTTCTTCGGCCACCCCGAGGTGTATGTCATCGCGCTGCCGTTCTTCGGCATCATCAGCGAGGTCATCCCCGTCTTCTCCCGCAAGCCGATCTTCGGCTACAAGACGCTGGTCTTCGCGACGATCTCCATCGCTGCCCTCTCTACCGCGGTGTGGGCCCACCACATGTACGTGACCGGGCAGGTGCTGCTGCCCTTCTTCGCGGTGATGACCATGCTCATCGCGGTTCCGACCGGGGTGAAGTTCTTCAACTGGATCGGCACGATGTGGGGCGGGAAGGTCTCCATGGACACGCCCATGCTCTGGGCCATGGGCTTCCTCGTCACCTTCCTCTTCGGTGGCCTGACCGGCGTCATCCTGGCCAGCCCGGCCCTCGACTTCCACCTGTCCGACAGCTACTTCGTCGTCGCGCACTTCCACTACACGGTGTTCGGCACGGTGGTGTTCGCGATGTTCGCGGGCTTCTACTTCTGGTGGCCCAAGCTCACCGGCCGGATGCTCGACGAGAAGCTCGGCAAGATCCACTTCTGGATGCTGTTCGTCGGCTTCCACACGACGTTCCTCATCCAGCACTGGCTCGGCGTCGAGGGCATGGCCCGCCGCTACGCCGACTACCTGCCGGAAGAGAACTTCCAGACCGGCAACATCGTCTCCAGCATCGGCGCCCTGCTCCTCGGCGCCTCGATGATCCCGTTCATCTACAACGTGTGGCGCACCTGGAAGAAGGCTCCGCTCGTCGGGGTCGACGACCCGTGGGGCTATGGCGCATCGCTGGAGTGGGCGACCTCCTGCCCGCCGCCACGCCACAACTTCACGTCGCTGCCCCGGATCCGGTCCGAGCGACCGGCCTTCGACCTGCACCACCCGGAGGCGGCGCCCGGGACCCGGCCGGTGCCCGACCGCGGGACGCTCGTCCAGGTGATGGGGCCGGCGGACCTCGACGAGACTGTTGCCGAGCGTTCGACGACCCGCGAGCCGAAGGAAGACTGA